The DNA window TGGACTTCATTAACAATCCGACAGATCCGTTAATAGTTGCCACTACTTTATTTATCATCTCTTCCTTTCACAAATCTCGGACACGCCATCTTTAGTAATGGAGTGAGTTTGCGTATTTTTAATATAGCGTGCAACTGAAGGGACGAGAGGAGAAGTTCTTTATCTAACATATATTAGCGAAATACACAACTCGAGACCAAATGCTTATCTGGCTAACAACTTGAAATTAATTTGACACCGGAAAAAAATTGTCAACTTGTGATTGGTGTCAATGTGCCATTCTGTTTGAACTGATTTGCATAAATAGGGAACGCGCAGTGCCAGCTCGTCACAGGATTCATAAGCGAGCTGAAAAGTTGAGACGCCACTTACTCGCTGCACCTTGTGTGAGCTTCACTCAATTAATTACAATGTCTTGCTGGGTTCGTGTGGTCAGTACTCTGGTGTTCACTGCAATTTGTGAGTATTTTCTATGGATATTATATTGAATCTGAAATACTATTCAATGACATTCTTCTCGCACTTCTGGTATTACTCGAATATTAATCTCGGCACATTTTTCCTTCCCTCTGAATGTTTCCAGATATCAACGCAGAAGTTGCAATGAATCAACTACCTTCGAAATCCACATCTCTGGGGCAGACCGTCCAAATACCCTGCACCTTGTCTGGATCCTCTTTAGGAAGTAACAATGTCGCCTGGTACCAGCAGATTCCCGGAAAAGTTCCTCGGTATCTGTTCTACTATTATTCGGGGAGCAGCATTAACAGAGGCTCGGGAGTTCCGAACCGTTTCGGCGGCTCAGTATCCGGCGACACGGCAACATTGACAATATCGAGCGTCCAGTCGGAGGATGCGGCAGACTACTACTGTGCTGTCTGGAAAAATGCTTTAATCTTCGGCAAAGGAACGAGGCTGGGAATTGGCAGTAAGTAAAATATCAATTCAATGCGCTTTGCCTTTTGGTACTTACGTGAACAATAATTAAAACTGTGTCGTCTAAGGGTGGCTTCGAAACAAATGGTGGATCTTTTCAAATATCCAGCCACGAGTAACGATCCTTTGATAATTTAATTGAACTCGCGCGGCCGAACCGCCAAATGCCGCTCTGTTGTTTCTTTAGTTTGAGCTGGCTTTGTAGAAGCCGAAATGCTAATTGCTAAACCAGGTGCAGAATTATTTCTATCGTTAGTTTATAAGTATAATCCTAAATTCCCGAATTTTAATTGCATCAGTTGGTGGATGcacctttgctgatgacaccattttgGGCTGATGCCCGTCAGAACCTTAAGCTATCTGCTAGCTACAGATCACTGGACCCTGGAGGGTTCTTCAAAAATCACAAACTTGCATAGACGAAGAAAGATAGATGATGAAGGCGGTTGGATCCATTGCAATAAGCTAGAATCTTTCTGAAATTTTCCTCAGTATCTAGTTATCTCCGACACGCTGAAAATATGAGTTTTTTTAAATCATTCGCCACCTTGGTCAAGTTGTTCGTGTGTCTCTTTACATTCTTCGAAAAAATAAGAAAACTGGTACCATATTTGCCATCAGAGACCTAGATAATGATGAACAAGGCAGTTAATGCAAATTCTTGAGGTGCCTAGAGAAACAGAATATCAAAAACAACGGATCAATTAGTCCATTAATTACAAGGAAACTCATTGAGATGTCACTGAGACGACTAACTGCTAGATTAATCATTGTCCTATTTTTTTTTTCATCGCCAGTTTGAGCCGTCAAATCTTTATATTAAACCGCCAAGGGATTTTGAAACCAACCTTCAGTGTTTTGCTGTATAGAGttaaatttgaatctgaatggAATTTGAAACAAACTTGCACCGTTTTAGACCAGAACGGGCTTCGAAGAGTGGCTCGCAGATATTAGAATGGAAATTCTCAATCTTtattatgctggcctttataaatcagagcagtgagtataggagttgggatgtaatgctaaaattgtacaaggcattggagaGGCCAAATTTGGcggattgtgtacagttctggtcacccaattataggaaagatatcaacaaaatagagagagtacagagcagagttactggaatgttacctatgtttcagcacctaagttacagagaaaggttgaacaagttaggtctttattctttggagcgtagaagtttgagggaggtcttgatagaggtatttaaaattatgagggggacagatagacttgacgtggataggatttttccattgagagtaggggagtttcaaacaagaggacatgagttgagagttaaggggcaaaaatttagggttaacaggagggggaacttctttacttagagagtggtagcagtgtggaacgagcttccagtaaaggtgatggaggcaggttcgatatgtcgtattggataggtatatggacaggaaaggaatggaggtttataTGCTGAGTGCAGGTGGTTGGGATtcgatgagagtaagcgtttggcacggactagaaatgctgtgatggcctgtttatgtgtaattgttatatggttatatagttattaGCAGACGCCTTTTAGTATTTTATGTTTTCAACTGTTGGTATTATTTCTTTCTTACATTGGAAAGTCAATATGTGCAAACATGGCAGACAGACTTTTCTGCCAATTGTGATACTGAAATTTGACAATTTAAAATCGTGATGCTCTTGGGTCACCATGTGGAAATCAATTTCCAAAAGGACCACCTTATCGTAGGGTTTGAAGACATGCGTGGCTGattgacccggagagctatgttggcgaTTGTCATGGCCTTGTGCTTTGCTTTTTGATAGTGTCAACCATGCCcagcaggtcaaagggcagaggccagactaagagtgatccttACGCCATCCAGGGAGTTCATCTCAGGGATAACAACCCTGGCAGGTCAAAGTTTGTTACGGAAATAGCAATGAAAcattcctctctatctgtgtgcGATTCATTCTGTAGACATAGATTGAGGATCTTTATTACTGCCCTGAACGACAGCGGCATAACGGGAAGTAAATCAGTGAAAGTAATCTATCATTATAGTTCTCATTACACTAAAAATGCAAACACAGGACAGCGAGCTTTTCAACTTTGCACGAGAAATTACTTAAAACTATGAAAGTAAACCACGTTGAGCCGTAGTTCTGAACGATATTAGATGAACACAGTTGTATTCCCTCTCTTTACCACCTAGGTCGTGAATATTGTAAGAAAGTGGTTTCGACAGTGGTGAGTGTAAGGAAAAGATCCGCTACCCTGCACAAACCAGATTTGAATTATTTACTTTAAGTGGAAAAATAATCTTTCAACATGTATATTAAACTGTCCAAAAGTGATTTACTATACAGGCAGTCTGTAATTTTATATTGCGTAAAGCAAACTCTGTATTCCGATGGCTAAGACGAAGTAAATACACTATtcaaggggttcccaacctcggGTCTGCACATCTCTCTGCTAATAGTAGGGGTCTATGACATAAAGAGGTTGAGAGCCCCGTGTACTAATCCCAGATTTTAAGCAAAACATGTATTAGACTTCTGCCTCTTGTCTTGATGACGGAAGATTTGAATGAAGTGAAAGTGTCTAAGGTAGAAGTAGAAACGGTGGAAACTTAGAAATTTAAAAGGAATGGAAGCAATATAAGTATACGATATTTGGAACTGGATTTTGTGTAAAAAGATTATGTtttttttgatgtgatgattgacaccAGATATGTTGTTGtgtaagtaagaggggtaggcgtaataagctgtacCCTTTTGgcctgttttaaagaatatctatgtttttgttgtaattttctcctatgaaatcatcgttataaatgatgctttttgttacgTTTGCACCgaccaaaataaattaatttcattcattcattcaatgcCGATTACAACACCAGCCGAAATCATT is part of the Hemitrygon akajei chromosome 9, sHemAka1.3, whole genome shotgun sequence genome and encodes:
- the LOC140732724 gene encoding immunoglobulin lambda-1 light chain-like, whose amino-acid sequence is MSCWVRVVSTLVFTAIYINAEVAMNQLPSKSTSLGQTVQIPCTLSGSSLGSNNVAWYQQIPGKVPRYLFYYYSGSSINRGSGVPNRFGGSVSGDTATLTISSVQSEDAADYYCAVWKNALIFGKGTRLGIGNPRTPAVTVLRPSTEEITGKGTATLVCLVSRFNPGAVGIEWTVDRRTKSDGVETSPVLQDTDNTFSVSSYLTLPASEWSSHERYSCVVKHEALANPFVATIERSSCI